TTCTTGAGTTATTACTTAATATTTCGTCATTGATTTTACTTATCTTGAAATAGGTACGAGTATATGCAATTTCATACTACTACATCTGTTTCATTGTATCTATCTATGGTCCACCAATGAGGCACTAAATCTTAAagttcatgagaagtctatgcaCTCACAACTGTTCAACGACTTCCACTGCATTTAAGTAGGGTCGCCAGTGAAAATATTGCTATAACTACACGGTTATTTACTCAGTGTATAAAAGATCACAAAACCACACTCATAAAAGATTTTGAAACAGATAATTTTGAGGCCATGTACAATTatagagaatggagggagtaaacATGATTAGTTTAAAAAGATTACAGCAAATATTTCTGTCAGGTGTGCAAGCCGCCTACTGGGGAATGCTTGAAGAGGGACGAATAACTCAATCTACAACAACTATTTTAATGAGATCTGTTGACGAAGCTAAGGATCTTGTTTCTAGTCAACCATTATGCGATTGGACGGTGTTGCGGTCCAATGTACAATTCTCAAATTACTATAGCTTCCTTCAAATGAGCAGGTTGCCACAAAGGCTTATCACATACTTCACAATAGAAAGATTGGAGCTAGGATGTTACACATGTGCGGCATTTCTCCATGCTCATAAAACTGCAAGGAGACAACTACATGATTTTCTCGGTAATATCCTTGACACTCTTTAAATGTTGTCCTGTGCTAGTTTTATACTATTTGTTTGGCCTATAAAGTCCTGAAAAATGTACAGACAAAATTCTATCTCAGTAGTTGGTGCCTATATGAGGAATGTTATGTGTGAGAGTGTGCGGACATATTCTTGGCGTAGGTGTCAGCTGTTGTAGTTCATATAAGTGGGAAGAGAGAGTGGAGGGATTGCTTTCCTGTAGAATCAGTCAGTTACGGCATTTAGTGCTCAGACATGTGAGGTGTTGAGATAGTGTGATATATCTTTCATCGCAAAATTACCTGGTATAGCAACTTCAAAATGTTTTGAGCTTATCAAGGTCGAATCCTGAACGACATTATTTTGTAACTACCATGAAAATGCTGTCTGAAGTCCCATTTTCACACGGTTTGGTGGATACTGTCGATAAAGATCCTAATCCACTTCACCATTTTAATATTTttatattcttcttcttcttcaggtGAAAGTGAAATTGCAAGAATTGTGATCGATGAAAGTACTGTTGCAGGGGAGGAAGCAAAAAAGTTTCTAGAAGATCTTCGTGTTGCATTCCCTCAGGTTGTGGTTACAATGTTCTTCTATCATTTCACTCAAATTATTATGGGCTCATTAATCATTAGCCTCTCCAAATCTTGATAAATTCGTTCAACTAGCAATCTCCTGCAAAACTTGATGATGAAAGCACACTGTCTGAACTAAAATGGGACCAGTTCGCCTTGGGCAGCTCCCTGATTTGTGGGGCTGTACAATTTTCGGGTTTCTTTTCTTGGTCTTTGTAGTATTTTATATTTTTGTTTTCCCTGTTGTTGCCTTTTGTTATTTGTTTGGCTGCAAGACCTTCACACTGTTGGGTGTTTCTTCTAATACAAAATAATGCGCACTTAGGTGTGTGTTTGAGAGCAAAAGTTTGGGAGTAGTTCGGATTTTAGACACACATGTACACAGATTCTTGCATGACATTGAAAGGTTGGGTGGCTATAAATGGTTAGATATAGAGTTCGGAATGGAGGGATTTGGCAATCATTTTTGAGGAATTGTCCCTTCTTTTGCAAAattgatgctgcaacgggggaagatgaagatcaagaggaaccagacgatgtgcccgatgatgatctccgccgggtcattgttgatgcaagggaaaagtccgaaagtgaaaaggagaagctgaagttcgatcgcatgttagaggatcacaaaaaagggttgtaccccaattgcgaagatggcaacacaaagctcggtaccgtactggaattgctgcagtggaaggcagagaatgctgtgcctgacaaaggatttgagaagctattgaaaatattgaagaagaagcttcgaAAGGACAACGAATTACCCAACAGTAcgtacgcagcaaagaaggtcgcatgccctctaggattggaggtggagaagatacatgcatgccctaatgactgcatcctctaccgcggtgcgtacaaggatttgaatgcatgcccggtatgcggtgcattgcggtataagatcagacgagatgaccctcgtgatgttgagggcgagccccgcaggaagagggttcctgcgaaggtgatgtggtatgctcctataataccacggttgaaacgactgttcagaaacgaagagcatgccaagttgatgcgatggcacagtgagtaccgtaagaaagacgggaagttgagagcacccctgacgggtcacagtggagaaaaatcgagataAAGTACTGGGCTCAGTTTGCAGgtgacccaaggaatgtatggtttggtttaagcgcggatggcattaatccttttggggagcagagcagcaatcacagcacctggcccgtgaatCTATgcatgtataaccttcctccttggatgtgcatgaagcggacgttcattatgatgccaattctcatccaagaccctaagcaacccgacaacgacattgatgtgtacctaaggacattagttgaagaacttttatagTTGTGAAATGGAAACAGTGTAcatgcgtgggatgagcacaaaaaggtggaatttaacctgcatgcgttgttgtttgtaaccatcaacgattggcccgctctcagtaacctttcaggacagacaaacaagggataccacgcattcacgcactgtttagctgacaccgaaagtatatacttggacagatgcaggaagaatgtgtacctgggccatcgtcgatttctcccgaccaaccatcaatgtcgaaagaaaggcaagcatttcaaaggcgaggcagagcaccggaagaagcccgccatgagtaccggtgatcacgtacttgatATGGTCTCTGATTTACACGTAatatttggaaagggtcccggcggactagctgttccgaatgacgctgagggacgcacacccatgtggaagaagaaatctatattttagGACCTACCCTACTAGAAAGAGCTAGAGGTACGTTCTGCAATCGATGTGATGCatgtgacgaagaacctttgcgtgaacctgttaggcttcttgggcgtgtatgggaagacaaaagatacaactgaggcacgggaggacctgcaatgtttgcacgaaaaagacggcatgcctccaaagcagtatgaaggtcatgccagctacgctcttaccaaagaagagaaggaattttttttgaatgcctgctcagtatgaaggtcccgactggcttctcgtcgaatataaagggaataataaatattccagagaaaaagtt
This Triticum urartu cultivar G1812 unplaced genomic scaffold, Tu2.1 TuUngrouped_contig_1347, whole genome shotgun sequence DNA region includes the following protein-coding sequences:
- the LOC125526672 gene encoding sodium/hydrogen exchanger 8-like produces the protein MLKKAFEAFGDLRDDEELGTVDWITVKRYITCLSNLEDVRAHPHDVPDKDDHTHTMNLLDTRVRLLNGVQAAYWGMLEEGRITQSTTTILMRSVDEAKDLVSSQPLCDWTVLRSNVQFSNYYSFLQMSRLPQRLITYFTIERLELGCYTCAAFLHAHKTARRQLHDFLGESEIARIVIDESTVAGEEAKKFLEDLRVAFPQVVVTMFFYHFTQIIMGSLIISLSKS